The following proteins come from a genomic window of Candidozyma auris chromosome 4, complete sequence:
- the RIM1 gene encoding Rim1p produces the protein MLRSPITAITRTFSTSAPRAAFAKMQLLGNIGSITQRETKDGVPFLTYSLAVNRYNPQAAEDGNTVADWYNLSVFDEKHIAFFQNHLRGGAQLYVEADVRQRQIVNEEGEGRIVTSLRQTSFDVVRFPKKQEESS, from the coding sequence ATGTTGAGATCTCCAATCACCGCCATTACTCGTACTTTCAGCACGTCTGCTCCCAGAGCAGCATTTGCGAAAATGCAATTGCTTGGAAACATCGGCTCCATCACCCAAAGAGAGACCAAGGATGGCGTTCCGTTCCTCACCTATTCGTTGGCCGTGAACAGATACAACCCGCAAGCAGCCGAGGACGGAAACACCGTGGCTGATTGGTACAACTTGTCTGTCTTCGATGAAAAGCACATTGCTTTTTTCCAGAACCACTTGAGAGGCGGCGCTCAACTTTATGTTGAGGCGGACGTGAGACAGAGACAGATTGTTAACGAGGAAGGTGAGGGCAGAATCGTCACTTCGTTGAGACAGACGAGCTTCGATGTTGTGCGTTTTCCCAAGAAGCAGGAAGAGAGCTCTTGA
- a CDS encoding flavin-linked sulfhydryl oxidase, with the protein MFHPKRPFFAVCLLLLVSCAIYFVASGDSTSLGSSGPVTVRTPVVEKQTDIKLSEKESKKIEDEAADVTNSKAQSVGEFTEQPFMPKMANETLKAQLGNSAWHLLHTVLARYPEKPNEQQKATLKQYIHLFAQVYPCGDCARHFQGLLSKYPPQVSSRKNAALWGCDIHNKVNERLKKPIYDCSNILEDYDCGCGSDEKEADATLGGESVDHLRQIKVDEKENKAIGG; encoded by the coding sequence ATGTTCCATCCAAAAAGGCCCTTTTTCGCTGTCTGCCTTCTCCTACTTGTTTCATGTGCTATCTACTTTGTGGCCTCGGGCGACTCTACTAGCCTCGGCTCCTCTGGACCTGTCACAGTCCGAACTCCAGTGGTTGAGAAGCAAACCGATATCAAATTGAGCGAAAAGGAGAGCAAAAAAATAGAGGATGAGGCTGCTGATGTGACTAATTCAAAAGCACAAAGCGTGGGTGAGTTCACTGAGCAGCCATTTATGCCTAAGATGGCCAATGAGACGTTGAAAGCACAATTGGGTAACTCTGCCTGGCACCTTCTCCATACGGTATTGGCAAGGTACCCTGAGAAGCCCAACGAGCAGCAAAAGGCAACTTTAAAGCAATACATTCACCTTTTTGCACAGGTGTACCCTTGTGGAGACTGTGCCAGGCACTTCCAAGGGCTCTTATCTAAGTATCCTCCTCAGGTGAGTAGCAGGAAGAACGCTGCCCTTTGGGGGTGTGACATTCACAACAAGGTCAACGagaggttgaagaagcccATCTACGACTGTCTGAACATCTTGGAGGACTACGACTGTGGCTGTGGATCtgacgagaaggaggcaGATGCTACCTTGGGCGGTGAGAGTGTCGACCACCTCAGGCAGATCAAGGTGGACGAAAAGGAGAATAAGGCTATTGGCGGGTGA
- the FAL1 gene encoding ATP-dependent RNA helicase FAL1: MDFDREADDELEFTVKSSKNIKVHSTFESMKLKPELLKGIYSYGFEAPSAIQSRAIMQIISGKDTIAQAQSGTGKTATFSVGMLQALEPKVRQTQALVLSPTRELATQINSVIMNLGNYMNIHTHACTGGKQVGEDTKKLGQGQHIVSGTPGRVLDVIKRRHLQTRNVKMLVLDEADELMTKGFKEQIYEIYRQLPSTVQVVVVSATLTREVLEMTSKFTTDPVRILVKREDVTLEGIKQYYIQCEKEEWKFDTLCDLYDNLTITQAVIFCNTKMKVTWLAEQLRKANFAVVAMHGDMKQEERDSIMNDFRSGNSRVLISTDVWARGIDVQQVSLVINYDLPLDKENYVHRIGRSGRFGRRGKAINLLTKEDREEFKDLQRYYKIKIREMPMDFND; this comes from the coding sequence ATGGACTTCGATAGAGAGGCTGACGATGAGCTTGAGTTCACGGTCAAGTCATCAAAAAACATCAAGGTGCATAGCACATTTGAGAGCATGAAGCTAAAGCCTGAGCTCCTCAAAGGGATCTACTCATATGGGTTCGAGGCGCCTTCAGCAATTCAAAGCAGAGCCATAATGCAAATTATTTCAGGAAAGGATACAATTGCTCAGGCACAGTCGGGAACCGGTAAGACAGCTACCTTCTCTGTAGGCATGCTACAGGCGCTTGAGCCGAAAGTGAGACAGACGCAGGCATTGGTACTCTCTCCTACTAGAGAGTTGGCTACACAGATCAACAGTGTCATCATGAACTTGGGCAACTACATGAATATTCACACTCATGCTTGCACTGGTGGCAAGCAAGTGGGAGAAGACACAAAGAAGCTAGGCCAAGGACAACACATTGTGAGTGGAACTCCCGGAAGAGTGCTCGATGTGATCAAGAGGAGACATCTTCAGACTCGTAATGTGAAGATGCTTGTGCTAGATGAAGCAGACGAGCTCATGACAAAGGGATTTAAGGAGCAAATTTATGAGATCTACAGACAGCTTCCACTGACAGTGCAGGTGGTGGTTGTGAGTGCCACTCTTACGAGGGAAGTTCTTGAGATGACGTCTAAGTTCACAACAGATCCTGTCAGGATACTtgtcaaaagagaagatgttACTCTCGAAGGAATTAAGCAGTACTATATTCAGTGtgagaaggaagagtgGAAGTTTGATACCCTCTGTGACCTTTACGACAACTTGACAATCACACAAGCTGTAATATTCTGCAACACTAAAATGAAGGTAACATGGTTAGCCGAACAACTACGAAAGGCTAACTTTGCTGTGGTTGCCATGCATGGAGACATGAAACAGGAGGAGAGAGACCTGATCATGAACGATTTTAGGTCCGGGAACTCTCGTGTGCTAATATCCACCGACGTATGGGCTAGAGGTATTGATGTCCAGCAGGTCTCTTTAGTTATTAACTACGACTTGCCTTTGGACAAGGAAAATTATGTCCACAGAATCGGAAGGTCTGGGCggtttggaagaagaggcaaaGCCATCAACTTGCTaacaaaagaagacagaGAGGAGTTCAAAGACTTGCAAAGATACTATAAGATCAAGATCAGAGAAATGCCCATGGACTTTAACGACTAG
- a CDS encoding putative aminopeptidase codes for MKLTTIVTALAAANAISFNVVDRIFQSSVPDRVLKVAENSFVAASEADKLRLRREGKRFIDVTDSMPVDEAVRQGLVAQTGHSGTLFSWFAKNIDSLKRPVAEYNYPTEASQNKLVESLLEKIDIESVKGNLAKFSSFYTRYYKSETGLESANWLYATIEDIVKVLPNDAFTIRKFKHNGWDQYSIAVSLKGEVEDKVVVGAHQDSINLLFPNLLRAPGADDDGSGTVTTLEALRLVSDAIAAGKFTPYNTLEFHYYSAEEGGLLGSIDVFSKYYTENATVVGMLQQDMTGYTQGTIDAGVEPHFGLISDYTSVRLNDFIKLIVSNYCAIPYHETECGYACSDHASALENGYPASFLIESEFKYTAKQIHSTMDTMDRLDFDHIKEHVKLTVGFAVELSSAQHL; via the coding sequence ATGAAACTCACTACAATCGTTACTGCGCTTGCGGCTGCCAACGCCATCAGCTTCAATGTCGTGGATCGCATCTTTCAATCGTCTGTACCTGACCGTGTGTTGAAGGTCGCCGAGAACTCCTTCGTTGCTGCCTCTGAGGCAGATAAGCTTAGACTCAGAAGAGAGGGTAAACGGTTCATTGATGTCACTGATAGCATGCCTGTTGATGAGGCTGTCAGGCAAGGTTTGGTTGCTCAGACTGGGCATTCAGGAACGCTTTTTTCGTGGTTTGCTAAGAACATCGATTCGCTCAAGAGGCCCGTTGCTGAGTACAATTACCCTACGGAGGCGTCCCAGAACAAGCTTGTGGAGCTGCTTttggaaaaaattgacATTGAGAGTGTCAAGggcaacttggccaaattctcttctttctatACACGTTACTATAAATCCGAAACTGGCTTGGAAAGTGCCAACTGGTTGTACGCTACCATTGAGGATATAGTCAAGGTTCTCCCAAATGACGCCTTCACGATTCGCAAATTCAAGCACAACGGCTGGGACCAATACTCTATTGCCGTGCTGCTCAAGGGTGAAGTCGAGGATAAGGTTGTTGTGGGTGCTCACCAGGACTCCATCAATTTGCTCTTCCCCAACTTGCTTAGAGCTCCTGGCGCAGATGACGATGGATCTGGAACGGTGACAACACTCGAAGCACTTCGTCTCGTGAGTGATGCCATTGCCGCTGGCAAGTTCACCCCGTACAACACTTTGGAGTTCCATTACTACTCCGCCGAGGAAGGAGGCTTGTTGGGCTCTATTGATGTCTTTTCCAAGTATTACACAGAAAATGCCACTGTTGTCGGTATGCTTCAGCAGGACATGACAGGATACACCCAGGGCACCATAGATGCCGGCGTGGAGCCTCATTTCGGTTTGATTTCGGACTACACCTCTGTTCGTCTCAacgacttcatcaagttgattgTGAGCAACTACTGCGCAATTCCCTACCACGAGACTGAGTGTGGTTACGCCTGTTCCGACCATGCCTCAGCCTTAGAGAACGGCTACCCTGCCAGTTTCTTAATTGAGAGTGAGTTCAAGTACACGGCTAAGCAGATTCATCTGACGATGGACACCATGGATCGTTTGGACTTTGACCACATCAAGGAGCATGTCAAGTTGACCGTTGGGTTCGCCGTTGAGTTGTCTCTGGCCCAACACCTCTAG
- the STE18 gene encoding Ste18p encodes MDPEFNNRIDLLKLRRIEQLNERLKQQLKKERIPASRAAALIIENMEDTSDPLIPHIWKHQADNNKFKGYQTATSGKQSSGGASCCTIV; translated from the coding sequence ATGGACCCAGAGTTCAACAACAGAATTGACCTTTTAAAGCTACGTCGAATCGAGCAGTTGAACGAGCGACTCAAACAACAACTCAAAAAAGAGCGAATTCCCGCATCAAGAGCCGCAGCGCTCATAATAGAGAACATGGAGGATACCAGCGACCCCTTGATCCCACATATCTGGAAGCATCAAGCAGACAATAATAAGTTCAAGGGTTATCAGACAGCAACAAGCGGAAAGCAAAGCTCTGGTGGAGCACTGTGCTGCACCATCGTTTAA
- a CDS encoding putative uridine kinase, whose translation MNAVVVLIGGGHAAGKRTTAQWIKNDIKKVISGPLDVEVIDMDDYCSQKCLSVGQEHDKNAAITVNENKTVSVPKPSRYDFSALHKHIEQSASSSTTSKKVIIVHGLYALYEKSIRDLSHIKVFISGDADSRLIRWIRRDVLGKHKTVQLENIINAYLHGAKQEMNDYIFPTKEQADVIMPRGAEANAVSLIVDGLLPLLSPNEKMPEPSSSNVLRPTEHSFKNEKFDAQKNKYYDVA comes from the coding sequence ATGAACGCTGTGGTTGTGCTCATTGGCGGGGGGCACGCTGCAGGGAAACGCACCACGGCCCAGTGGATTAAGAatgatatcaagaaagTCATATCTGGCCCGTTGGACGTGGAGGTGATTGATATGGACGACTACTGTAGCCAAAAGTGTCTTAGTGTGGGCCAGGAGCACGACAAGAACGCTGCCATAACTGTGAACGAAAACAAAACAGTGTCGGTGCCTAAGCCCTCGCGGTACGATTTTTCTGCTTTGCACAAACATATTGAGCAGCTGGCATCGTCGCTGACCACCTCCAAAAAGGTCATCATTGTGCACGGTCTCTATGCTCTATACGAGAAATCGATTCGTGACTTGTCTCACATCAAGGTTTTCATTAGTGGAGATGCTGACTCCCGTCTTATTCGCTGGATACGAAGAGACGTGCTTGGGAAGCACAAGACGGTTCAGTTGGAGAATATCATCAACGCATACTTGCATGGAGCCAAACAGGAAATGAACGACTATATCTTCCCTACGAAAGAGCAGGCAGACGTAATAATGCCTCGTGGTGCCGAAGCTAACGCAGTATCATTGATTGTGGATGGTCTTCTTCCGCTTTTGAGTCCAAATGAGAAGATGCCTGAACCATCGAGCTCAAATGTCTTGAGACCGACCGAGCACTCATTCAAGAACGAAAAGTTCGATGctcaaaaaaataaatacTACGATGTTGCATGA